A genomic segment from Gemmatimonadota bacterium encodes:
- a CDS encoding amidohydrolase family protein, with translation MKRALLALCTVALSATPVSVRAQSQPVIIRGGWIFTATSDTVEHNRGIFIRAGKILVADGNMAEEDTTGARVITLSNDEYVLPGIFDMHAHYNMTLGEGGIRQDEYKYNPLIFLANGVTSTFPAGEYDPEGMMETRKRIDSNQQIGPRIYNSGPYFGTARRGWTEGITPDSIYKEVDYWAANGVRSFKAKGISPQDLRPLIERAHLHGITVTAHLESGFRNSTNAKDAVLMGIDRVEHILGGDELSRDKSAYPSWIHVDTASREFKDIVQLFLRHHVVFDPTITAPVYFTTVADKPGFDYWVDERKFFTPYVQQWVKQQPPRKAFPLFDSLYYAMRRTTKAFYDAGGTLTLGTDNPSRGEYLAGFSAHRELQTLVVSGIPAAAALRIATINGARALNVGSTLGSIEPGKLADLFVIRGNPLSDITNTRHVQMVMKAGTVYDPAVLLKMAEGKIGPSGPQARPAQGSSPQH, from the coding sequence GTGAAGCGTGCGCTTCTTGCTCTCTGTACCGTCGCACTTTCTGCGACACCTGTATCGGTCCGCGCCCAATCGCAACCGGTGATCATTCGTGGCGGGTGGATTTTCACCGCCACGAGTGACACGGTGGAGCATAATCGCGGCATCTTCATTCGTGCGGGAAAGATTCTCGTCGCCGATGGGAACATGGCGGAGGAGGATACCACCGGTGCGCGTGTGATCACGTTGTCGAATGACGAATATGTGCTTCCCGGCATCTTCGACATGCACGCGCACTACAACATGACTCTGGGCGAGGGAGGAATCCGGCAGGACGAATACAAGTACAACCCGCTCATCTTCCTCGCGAACGGGGTCACGTCGACGTTTCCGGCGGGCGAATACGACCCGGAGGGAATGATGGAGACGCGGAAGCGGATCGACAGCAACCAGCAGATCGGGCCCCGGATATACAACTCCGGGCCGTACTTCGGCACTGCACGACGTGGATGGACCGAGGGGATCACACCCGACTCCATCTACAAGGAAGTCGATTATTGGGCTGCGAATGGAGTCCGGAGTTTCAAGGCGAAGGGAATCTCGCCGCAGGATCTCAGGCCACTCATCGAGCGGGCGCATCTGCACGGGATTACCGTGACCGCGCACCTGGAATCCGGGTTCAGAAACAGCACCAACGCGAAAGATGCGGTGCTGATGGGTATCGACCGCGTCGAGCACATCCTTGGTGGAGATGAACTGTCACGCGACAAATCGGCGTATCCATCGTGGATCCACGTCGACACGGCCTCGCGCGAATTCAAGGACATCGTGCAGCTGTTCCTGCGGCACCATGTCGTGTTCGATCCCACGATCACGGCACCGGTGTACTTCACGACCGTCGCCGACAAGCCTGGATTCGACTACTGGGTGGATGAGCGCAAGTTCTTCACTCCATACGTACAACAGTGGGTCAAACAGCAGCCGCCGAGGAAGGCGTTTCCGTTGTTCGATTCGCTGTACTATGCGATGCGACGTACCACCAAGGCATTCTACGACGCGGGCGGCACGCTCACGCTCGGCACCGACAATCCGAGCCGCGGCGAGTATCTCGCGGGGTTCTCCGCGCACCGCGAGCTGCAGACTCTGGTCGTCTCGGGTATTCCGGCTGCTGCGGCTCTACGGATCGCAACGATCAATGGTGCCAGGGCGTTGAACGTCGGTTCCACGCTCGGTTCCATCGAGCCCGGCAAGCTTGCGGATCTGTTCGTGATTCGGGGAAACCCGCTCAGCGACATCACGAACACCCGGCACGTTCAGATGGTTATGAAAGCTGGCACCGTGTACGACCCTGCCGTGCTGTTGAAGATGGCGGAAGGGAAGATCGGCCCTTCGGGACCGCAGGCGCGGCCAGCGCAGGGATCCAGTCCGCAGCACTGA
- a CDS encoding MlaD family protein produces the protein MPRVEHWSQLRIGLIVLVAIIAAVAAVLSFARVGALHGKTTRLYLVTDMASGVLNGTEVWLAGKKVGLVRSVELRPPASDTAERIAIAMDVLDPYVRYIRRNSDVRIQPGGRLIGSPVIYIEVGTAAAPGVGAGDTLRAGAQVQARSGLADASSLGDSLTEIAATASTIKREFDSTANDLSGLASISSRQANAVHVALDNFSDRALASRGTLAGFVRDSARLRAEASRVSALADSIGMAANNGSGEIGRFRRDSTLVLQARQTLVSVADLRRRVARYAGRSDEGTALAAQLDRAHAQLDSIVQDAKSHPLRYITF, from the coding sequence ATGCCACGCGTTGAACACTGGTCCCAGCTCAGAATCGGTCTGATCGTCCTCGTCGCCATCATCGCTGCGGTCGCGGCCGTTCTGTCGTTCGCACGCGTCGGAGCGCTTCACGGCAAGACGACGCGTCTGTATCTGGTAACCGACATGGCATCCGGCGTTCTGAACGGAACCGAGGTCTGGCTCGCCGGCAAGAAGGTCGGGCTGGTTCGCTCAGTGGAATTGAGGCCGCCGGCTAGCGATACGGCAGAGCGGATCGCGATCGCGATGGACGTGCTCGATCCATACGTCCGATACATTCGCCGCAACTCGGACGTACGGATTCAACCGGGCGGCAGATTGATCGGAAGTCCTGTCATCTATATCGAGGTCGGAACCGCGGCTGCGCCCGGAGTCGGCGCCGGCGACACGCTGCGCGCCGGCGCGCAGGTTCAGGCGCGGTCGGGATTGGCGGATGCGTCGTCGCTCGGCGACAGTCTGACCGAAATCGCAGCGACTGCATCCACGATCAAGAGGGAATTCGACTCGACCGCGAACGATCTGTCCGGATTGGCCAGTATCTCCTCGCGTCAGGCGAACGCAGTGCATGTCGCGCTGGACAATTTCTCGGATCGCGCGCTCGCATCGCGTGGCACGCTCGCCGGTTTCGTGCGGGACAGCGCACGGCTGCGCGCGGAAGCATCACGCGTGAGCGCGCTGGCGGATTCAATTGGCATGGCCGCGAACAACGGTAGTGGCGAGATCGGCCGATTCCGGCGCGACTCGACGCTCGTCCTGCAGGCTCGGCAAACGCTCGTATCCGTTGCCGATCTGCGTCGCAGAGTCGCCCGCTATGCGGGCCGGTCGGATGAGGGGACTGCGCTCGCCGCGCAACTGGATCGCGCACACGCGCAGCTGGATTCCATAGTGCAGGACGCCAAGAGCCATCCACTTCGATACATCACGTTTTAG
- the rho gene encoding transcription termination factor Rho has product MEIAELKRQTVAELHGMADGLQVEHSEGLTKPELILKIGQSLLDAGVSLHAEGVLEILPEGYGFLRSQDWSYLAGPDDVYVSPSQIKRFDLRTGDEVFGEVRPPKPWEKYLALLRVEKVNGLEPDTTKTRTPFDSLRPQYPDTRLRLETEDGDLSMRVVDIMAPIGKGQRGLIVAPPRAGKTILLTKMANAISENHPEVRIIMLLIDERPEEVTEIKATVPRAEVISSTFDEGAARHVQVSDMVLQKARRLVEAGHDVVILLDSITRFARAHNTVAPTTGKILSGGVEATALQKPKAFFGTARNIDGGGSLTIIATALIETGSRMDDVIFEEFKGTGNMELVLDRRIADRRIYPAIDIFKSGTRKEELLLDQSEINRTTLLRQFLSDMPETDAIDFLLKQMARTKNNAEFFRKMAEG; this is encoded by the coding sequence GTGGAAATAGCAGAACTCAAGCGGCAGACAGTCGCCGAGCTGCACGGCATGGCCGACGGCCTGCAGGTGGAGCACTCCGAAGGGCTTACGAAGCCTGAGCTGATCCTGAAGATCGGCCAGAGCCTGCTCGATGCCGGCGTATCGCTGCATGCCGAAGGCGTGCTGGAGATCCTGCCCGAGGGTTACGGATTTCTCCGCAGCCAGGACTGGAGCTATCTGGCCGGCCCGGATGACGTGTACGTATCACCATCTCAGATCAAACGCTTCGATCTGCGCACCGGTGACGAGGTGTTCGGCGAAGTACGGCCGCCGAAGCCGTGGGAGAAGTATCTCGCGCTGCTCCGCGTGGAGAAGGTCAACGGACTCGAGCCGGATACTACCAAGACTCGCACGCCATTCGACTCGCTGCGGCCACAATATCCCGACACACGCCTGCGGCTGGAAACGGAGGACGGAGACCTCAGCATGCGCGTCGTGGACATCATGGCGCCGATCGGAAAGGGCCAGCGTGGATTGATCGTTGCGCCGCCTCGTGCGGGCAAGACGATCCTGCTCACCAAGATGGCGAACGCGATCTCGGAGAATCATCCGGAGGTTCGGATCATCATGCTGCTGATCGACGAACGCCCCGAAGAGGTGACCGAGATCAAGGCAACTGTTCCGCGCGCCGAGGTAATCAGCTCGACCTTTGACGAGGGCGCCGCGCGGCACGTGCAGGTTTCCGACATGGTGCTCCAAAAGGCGCGCAGACTGGTAGAGGCGGGTCATGACGTCGTCATACTACTCGATTCGATAACGCGCTTTGCGCGCGCTCACAACACGGTCGCGCCGACTACGGGCAAGATTCTCTCTGGCGGCGTCGAGGCGACCGCGTTGCAGAAGCCCAAGGCGTTCTTCGGAACCGCACGCAACATCGACGGCGGTGGATCGTTGACCATCATCGCCACCGCGCTCATCGAGACCGGCTCGCGGATGGACGACGTGATCTTCGAGGAGTTCAAGGGAACGGGCAACATGGAGCTGGTGCTCGACCGACGCATCGCGGACCGTCGCATCTATCCAGCGATCGACATCTTCAAATCCGGGACACGGAAGGAAGAGCTGCTGCTGGATCAGAGCGAGATCAACCGTACGACCCTGTTGCGCCAGTTTCTGTCGGACATGCCCGAGACCGACGCGATCGACTTTCTGCTTAAGCAGATGGCGCGGACGAAGAACAACGCGGAATTCTTCCGCAAGATGGCTGAAGGTTGA
- the ruvX gene encoding Holliday junction resolvase RuvX, protein MAVDYGDRRVGLAISDPTGTIASPAGFIERRAGKRPPVAELVRRAEALEASGFVLGLPLDGAGEETARCAEVRVVGAALQERTGLPVRYVDERYTTAAALRSVRDMGGSVKGRKGDVDAMAAALLLQHALNLPE, encoded by the coding sequence ATGGCGGTCGACTATGGCGACAGACGCGTCGGACTGGCGATCAGCGATCCGACCGGCACTATCGCATCGCCAGCTGGTTTCATCGAGCGTCGTGCGGGAAAGCGACCGCCGGTTGCGGAACTTGTACGTCGCGCCGAGGCGCTCGAGGCGAGTGGGTTCGTATTGGGACTTCCGCTTGACGGCGCAGGCGAGGAGACGGCGCGCTGTGCGGAAGTGCGTGTGGTAGGCGCGGCGCTCCAGGAACGCACCGGACTTCCAGTGCGATACGTGGATGAGCGCTACACCACCGCCGCCGCGCTCCGCAGCGTGCGCGACATGGGCGGGTCTGTGAAAGGTCGCAAGGGCGACGTGGACGCAATGGCTGCCGCGTTGCTGCTGCAGCACGCGCTCAACCTCCCCGAATAA
- the mltG gene encoding endolytic transglycosylase MltG, which produces MQAIRLGQFARSAAVVTALLLGACEGPHGNAVRVIIPRGASFRTAADSMAAAGVITSPLAFRVYARLKGRDRQIQAGTYLLRRGTRWSDLVGEMNGGVGILNRVTIPEGFTITQITPVLVRALNTTSDSVEAAVRDSALRARLADPAETLEGYLFPDTYVFAPGTTAREAVTEMVRRFEREWKPEYDAQAAALGRSRHEIVTMASIVEKEARLPEERPVIAAVYYNRLKFNMPLQADPTVQYALGRHTERVLYRDLTIDSPYNTYLHPGLPPGPIASPGGASLRAALAPAKVPFLYFVAAPDGHHEFRETMAGHEEAKRAVRAERNADSAPKNKHNAR; this is translated from the coding sequence ATGCAAGCCATCAGGCTCGGACAGTTTGCAAGATCGGCAGCCGTTGTGACCGCGCTCCTGTTGGGAGCGTGCGAAGGTCCCCACGGCAACGCTGTGCGCGTCATAATCCCTCGTGGTGCGTCGTTCCGCACGGCGGCTGATTCGATGGCGGCGGCTGGAGTCATAACGTCGCCGCTGGCGTTCCGCGTATATGCGCGGCTGAAAGGACGGGATCGCCAGATTCAGGCCGGCACCTACCTGCTTCGCCGCGGCACACGCTGGAGCGATCTGGTCGGCGAGATGAACGGCGGAGTGGGCATCCTCAACCGCGTGACGATACCCGAAGGCTTCACGATCACACAGATCACTCCGGTACTCGTTCGCGCACTGAACACGACCAGCGATTCGGTCGAGGCAGCGGTTCGCGACTCGGCGCTGCGGGCGCGGCTCGCCGACCCGGCGGAAACGCTGGAAGGCTATCTGTTCCCCGATACTTACGTCTTCGCACCGGGCACTACCGCACGCGAGGCCGTCACCGAAATGGTGCGGCGCTTCGAGCGGGAGTGGAAGCCCGAGTACGACGCTCAGGCCGCTGCACTGGGTCGCAGCCGGCACGAGATAGTGACCATGGCATCGATAGTCGAGAAGGAGGCGCGCCTTCCGGAGGAGCGTCCGGTGATCGCAGCAGTTTATTACAATCGCCTCAAGTTCAACATGCCGCTGCAGGCCGATCCGACGGTACAGTACGCACTGGGCCGGCACACGGAGCGGGTTCTGTATCGGGATCTGACCATCGACTCACCGTACAACACGTATCTGCATCCCGGGTTGCCACCCGGACCCATCGCATCACCGGGCGGTGCCAGCCTGCGCGCGGCGCTGGCTCCGGCAAAGGTGCCATTTCTCTATTTCGTCGCTGCGCCGGACGGACATCATGAATTTCGCGAAACGATGGCCGGTCACGAGGAGGCGAAGCGTGCCGTGCGGGCGGAACGCAATGCGGACAGCGCGCCGAAGAACAAGCACAACGCACGTTAG
- a CDS encoding HD domain-containing phosphohydrolase, whose product MKRPLKTTRHVAAVLAAAVPATAMPLRKRQHTPAKFERLGAAALETLLNAIDANDPITGAHVRRVARYSLVLADAMGCDEHDASVVERVALFHDIGKIHEALFDVIHDHSKLDRHERREIRTHPERGAKVLEPLAAFYADLPKGVVAHHERWDGSGYPRGLRKKAIPLSSRIVAIADTFDAITHSRRYRAGRSVTVAMGVIGDGRGTQFDPDLVDLFLAPPVIANVRAEMRAASTVERTPERRRRTPRGERVDAPDVSFRWRDTAPWQHAAAVEAKRSPARKTGARR is encoded by the coding sequence ATGAAGCGACCACTAAAGACCACGCGCCATGTTGCCGCAGTACTTGCTGCTGCCGTCCCGGCCACCGCCATGCCGTTGCGCAAACGGCAGCATACGCCCGCGAAATTCGAGCGACTCGGTGCTGCAGCGCTCGAGACGCTGCTGAACGCAATCGACGCAAACGACCCCATTACCGGCGCGCACGTACGCCGCGTCGCGCGATATTCTCTCGTTCTTGCGGATGCGATGGGCTGTGATGAGCACGATGCAAGCGTCGTCGAGCGCGTGGCCCTGTTCCACGACATCGGGAAGATTCACGAAGCTCTCTTCGACGTGATTCACGATCACAGCAAGCTCGATCGGCATGAGCGTAGAGAGATTCGCACTCATCCCGAGCGCGGTGCGAAGGTCCTCGAGCCGCTCGCGGCATTCTACGCCGATCTGCCCAAGGGCGTCGTGGCGCATCACGAGCGCTGGGACGGATCCGGCTATCCGCGCGGGCTCAGAAAGAAGGCGATTCCGCTGTCATCACGAATCGTCGCGATCGCCGATACGTTCGACGCGATCACTCACTCACGACGCTACCGGGCCGGCAGGAGCGTGACCGTCGCCATGGGAGTGATTGGCGATGGGCGAGGGACACAATTCGATCCGGATCTGGTCGATCTGTTTCTCGCACCGCCCGTGATCGCGAACGTGCGTGCTGAAATGCGCGCAGCATCTACGGTCGAGCGAACCCCGGAGCGACGCAGGCGCACACCGCGTGGCGAGCGCGTCGATGCACCCGACGTCAGCTTTCGGTGGCGAGACACTGCGCCGTGGCAACACGCCGCTGCAGTGGAAGCCAAACGCTCACCCGCGCGCAAGACGGGGGCCCGCCGATAA
- a CDS encoding class I SAM-dependent rRNA methyltransferase, with product MPSTRHRPAATVSARGARRWDSGHPWIFRSDVVSPPDSSAGIVEVGDQRGKPLGLALWSPRSEISLRLLDRDASATIDRSWWKARIAAANARRAILGGRTNAWRVVYGEGDGLPSLVVDRYGEHIVTQLSSAGIEACRAEIVAALIDLFKPSGILARNDAGSREREGLPRETVLLHGDVPQEIEIDEYGVRYLAAPWMGQKTGAFLDQRENRHLIGQLARGSALDCFSYHGSFALHLARNADTVTALDASAPALERAAENARRNELTNVDFVVADAFEYLRDREHDGTHYDTIVLDPPAFAKNKPSLPGAIRGYKDINMRAMRLLKPGGLLFTASCSFHLTKPLFLDMLRAAAADSGRRMILREFTGQPIDHPELLTVPETGYLKGALLEAEI from the coding sequence ATGCCGTCAACTCGACACCGCCCCGCAGCGACCGTTTCAGCACGTGGCGCTCGACGGTGGGACTCCGGTCACCCGTGGATTTTCAGGAGCGACGTCGTCTCGCCGCCAGATTCCAGCGCCGGAATCGTCGAAGTAGGGGACCAACGCGGCAAGCCACTGGGCCTGGCGCTGTGGAGCCCTCGCTCCGAAATATCGCTCAGACTGCTGGACCGGGACGCCAGCGCCACGATTGACAGGTCATGGTGGAAGGCCCGGATAGCAGCCGCGAATGCACGCCGCGCGATACTGGGAGGCCGCACAAATGCCTGGCGCGTCGTGTACGGCGAAGGCGACGGCCTGCCATCGCTCGTGGTCGACAGGTACGGCGAGCACATCGTGACGCAGCTGTCCAGCGCGGGCATCGAAGCGTGCAGGGCCGAGATTGTAGCCGCTCTGATCGATCTGTTCAAGCCGTCAGGCATTCTGGCACGAAACGACGCCGGCTCGCGGGAACGCGAGGGATTGCCGCGGGAAACAGTGCTGCTCCATGGCGACGTCCCGCAGGAAATCGAGATAGACGAGTACGGTGTGAGGTACCTTGCGGCGCCATGGATGGGACAGAAGACCGGGGCGTTTCTCGACCAGCGCGAGAACAGACATCTGATCGGCCAGCTTGCGCGAGGCAGCGCGCTCGACTGCTTCAGCTATCACGGCTCGTTCGCGCTGCACCTGGCGCGCAATGCCGACACCGTTACCGCGCTGGACGCATCCGCTCCTGCGCTGGAACGGGCCGCCGAGAATGCTCGGCGGAACGAGCTGACCAATGTCGATTTCGTCGTTGCGGACGCGTTCGAGTATCTGCGTGACAGGGAGCACGACGGAACGCACTATGACACGATCGTCCTCGATCCGCCTGCCTTCGCGAAGAACAAACCTTCGCTGCCTGGCGCGATTCGCGGTTACAAGGACATCAACATGAGAGCCATGCGACTGTTGAAGCCGGGCGGTCTGCTGTTCACCGCAAGCTGCAGCTTCCACCTCACCAAGCCGTTATTCCTCGACATGCTTCGCGCGGCGGCTGCCGACAGCGGCCGTCGCATGATCCTGCGAGAGTTCACCGGGCAGCCGATCGATCACCCGGAGCTCCTGACCGTTCCGGAAACCGGCTATCTGAAAGGTGCGCTGCTCGAAGCGGAAATTTGA
- the tdh gene encoding L-threonine 3-dehydrogenase, translated as MKALVKAVAGPGFTMRDVPIPEIRDDEVLIKVRRAGVCGTDVHIYDWDDWAKGRCHPPFTVGHEFSGDVVSVGKLVTDVHEGDRVTAEGHIVDGRCLLCRTGNSHVCPYTKIIGVDRDGCFAEYIAMPSTNVWHLDDSTPYEIGGIMDPMGNAFHTALTADIPGSVVFITGCGPIGIFAVGICKAAGASRIIASDVNETRLALAKQMGAHDVVHPAEAEAAVKAATDGLGADVVLEMSGVPSAIHQAFGLVRVGGRVQMLGIPSKPIDVNFATEVIFKGITIYGVVGRRMYDTWIQMTRFLRSGEFDPTPVITHRFPLADFDAAIAAIKSGHAGKVVFEIAD; from the coding sequence GTGAAAGCGCTTGTCAAAGCTGTCGCAGGTCCGGGTTTCACCATGCGCGATGTCCCCATCCCGGAGATACGCGACGACGAAGTGCTGATCAAAGTTCGGCGTGCTGGCGTGTGCGGCACCGACGTGCATATCTACGATTGGGACGATTGGGCCAAGGGCCGTTGTCATCCGCCGTTCACCGTCGGACATGAATTTTCCGGCGACGTTGTTAGTGTCGGCAAGTTGGTCACAGACGTTCACGAGGGCGATCGGGTAACGGCCGAGGGACACATCGTCGACGGGCGCTGCCTGCTCTGCCGCACTGGTAATTCACACGTCTGTCCCTATACGAAGATCATCGGCGTCGACCGGGACGGGTGCTTCGCCGAGTACATCGCGATGCCTTCGACCAACGTCTGGCACCTGGACGATTCCACTCCGTATGAGATCGGCGGAATCATGGATCCCATGGGGAACGCGTTCCATACGGCGCTCACCGCAGACATTCCCGGCTCCGTCGTGTTCATCACCGGATGCGGGCCGATCGGCATCTTCGCCGTCGGCATATGCAAGGCGGCGGGCGCATCGCGGATCATCGCGTCGGACGTCAACGAGACGCGTCTGGCGCTCGCAAAACAGATGGGCGCGCACGACGTAGTTCATCCCGCCGAAGCCGAAGCGGCGGTCAAGGCTGCGACCGACGGACTCGGCGCCGACGTCGTGCTCGAGATGTCCGGCGTGCCCTCGGCGATCCATCAAGCCTTCGGACTCGTGCGCGTTGGCGGCAGGGTTCAGATGCTCGGCATCCCCTCCAAACCGATCGATGTGAACTTTGCGACCGAGGTGATCTTCAAGGGGATCACCATCTACGGAGTCGTGGGACGGAGGATGTACGACACCTGGATCCAGATGACGCGGTTCCTCCGCTCCGGCGAGTTCGATCCGACACCGGTCATCACGCACAGATTCCCGCTCGCCGATTTCGATGCGGCAATCGCCGCCATCAAATCCGGCCATGCCGGCAAGGTCGTTTTCGAGATTGCGGACTGA